One window from the genome of [Clostridium] celerecrescens 18A encodes:
- a CDS encoding response regulator → MKVIIAEDEYYAKKMLVKLLTNMDMDITVCLEAETGKQAADYLAGKDADLVITDIRMPEMDGLSLANYVEEHCPATDVVIVSGYSDFNYAREAMKYGVRYYLTKPVKPEELEKAIWDITKAREEKRRLLEKQVDRRLLQESLQYVNISGILANRALMETFRDLCGGQLKDRSYQMILLQGKQRMSREEAKKLAEFLESASDHANIQVFYFQQPDEVIAMKFGGQEVLWDQKLYHRLKQELPQKEIEITCGISRLYKGEELLGDAYRDCVYAINGRLLDDKTRVFEYEPELSMEQILTQQEELSIYESVMKGSYQQAETSLRQFFFKCTEGSWNVYSLYSGIMQIFSVISRAYCSREASSESEEINRYLLFSFKSDLYQFRTMEELERYMFKILENTCGSQEEKGSIIEEIKNYVSLNFRYEISLNELAAHKYFMNSSYLSRLFKSETGLNFSRYLITYRMERAKELLKNTVFKISEIADYVGYNDTSYFIHTFKRLYQMTPEQYRAQEEKR, encoded by the coding sequence ATGAAGGTCATCATAGCAGAAGATGAATATTATGCAAAAAAAATGCTCGTTAAGCTTTTAACTAATATGGATATGGATATCACCGTTTGTCTGGAAGCCGAAACCGGGAAGCAGGCAGCAGATTATCTTGCCGGCAAAGACGCAGATCTTGTGATCACCGATATCCGCATGCCGGAAATGGACGGGCTGTCCCTTGCAAATTATGTGGAAGAACACTGCCCGGCAACAGATGTGGTTATCGTAAGCGGCTACTCGGATTTTAACTACGCCAGGGAAGCCATGAAGTATGGGGTCCGGTATTACCTTACCAAGCCGGTAAAGCCAGAGGAACTGGAAAAGGCTATATGGGATATTACAAAAGCCAGAGAAGAAAAGAGAAGGCTGCTTGAGAAGCAGGTGGACCGGAGGCTTTTGCAGGAATCCCTCCAATATGTGAATATCTCCGGCATTCTGGCTAACCGGGCCCTAATGGAAACCTTCCGTGATCTGTGCGGCGGACAGCTAAAGGATCGCTCCTACCAGATGATCTTATTGCAGGGGAAACAGCGTATGAGCCGGGAGGAGGCAAAGAAGCTGGCGGAATTCTTAGAATCCGCATCAGACCATGCCAATATCCAGGTCTTTTACTTCCAGCAGCCGGACGAGGTGATTGCCATGAAGTTTGGCGGGCAGGAGGTACTGTGGGATCAAAAGCTTTACCACCGGCTGAAGCAGGAACTTCCTCAAAAGGAAATCGAAATCACATGTGGCATCAGCAGGCTTTACAAAGGGGAAGAACTGCTTGGAGACGCTTACCGGGACTGTGTTTATGCCATTAACGGAAGGCTGCTTGATGATAAGACCAGAGTGTTTGAATATGAACCGGAGCTGTCCATGGAACAGATCCTGACACAGCAGGAAGAACTGTCAATCTACGAAAGTGTGATGAAGGGAAGCTACCAGCAGGCAGAAACTTCTCTCCGTCAGTTCTTCTTTAAATGCACGGAAGGAAGCTGGAATGTATATTCCTTATACAGCGGTATCATGCAGATTTTTTCCGTAATCAGCAGAGCCTATTGCAGCAGGGAGGCTTCTTCTGAATCAGAAGAGATAAACCGGTATCTTTTGTTTTCCTTCAAATCAGATCTTTATCAGTTCCGTACCATGGAAGAGCTTGAGCGGTATATGTTTAAAATACTGGAAAACACCTGCGGCTCCCAGGAGGAAAAAGGAAGCATCATCGAGGAAATTAAGAATTACGTATCCCTTAACTTCCGGTACGAGATTTCCTTAAATGAACTGGCAGCCCATAAGTATTTTATGAATTCCAGTTATTTAAGCCGACTGTTCAAATCAGAAACAGGGTTGAATTTTTCCAGATACTTAATCACCTACCGCATGGAGCGGGCAAAGGAGCTATTAAAAAATACAGTTTTTAAGATAAGCGAAATCGCTGATTATGTAGGCTATAATGACACCTCCTATTTTATCCACACCTTCAAACGCCTTTATCAGATGACCCCCGAGCAATACCGCGCCCAGGAAGAAAAAAGGTAA
- a CDS encoding carbohydrate ABC transporter permease encodes MKEKEKTNWLLTILLSVIAVFMILGPLYITVVIALKSPSDMEHILALPTSLHLENFSRAWELTDYPRKFLNTFFITSINLVFTILTNSMAAYAMIRNKDKSRFFNLMYYYFISAMFIPFNVIMLPLVKQASAFHLDNIYGITLIYIIFGLPMNTFLYSGYIKSLPVALEEAARIDGADTFQTFWSIIFPLLKPMSATVAILSFMWTWNDFLMPLVLLSDASQQTLQLAQYVFKGQFSTQYNLAFASYLMVLLPVLAVYVFCQKWIIAGVTSGSVKA; translated from the coding sequence ATGAAAGAGAAAGAAAAGACCAATTGGCTCCTGACGATCCTTCTGTCAGTAATCGCTGTTTTCATGATCCTGGGCCCCCTTTATATCACTGTGGTGATCGCCTTGAAATCACCGTCGGATATGGAACATATACTGGCTCTTCCGACTTCCCTGCACCTGGAGAATTTTTCCAGGGCATGGGAGCTTACCGATTATCCAAGAAAGTTTTTAAATACATTTTTTATCACAAGCATCAATCTGGTGTTTACCATCCTGACCAATTCCATGGCGGCTTATGCCATGATACGGAATAAGGATAAAAGCAGATTTTTCAATCTCATGTATTATTATTTTATCAGCGCCATGTTTATCCCTTTTAATGTGATTATGCTTCCCCTGGTAAAACAGGCCTCAGCCTTTCATCTGGATAACATCTATGGCATCACATTAATTTATATTATATTCGGACTGCCCATGAATACGTTTCTTTATTCAGGCTACATCAAATCCCTGCCTGTGGCATTAGAGGAAGCGGCGAGGATCGATGGGGCGGATACGTTCCAGACCTTTTGGAGCATTATATTTCCGCTTCTTAAGCCCATGAGCGCTACGGTTGCAATCCTGTCCTTTATGTGGACCTGGAATGACTTCCTGATGCCCCTGGTATTGCTGAGCGATGCAAGCCAGCAAACCCTGCAGTTGGCCCAGTATGTGTTTAAAGGCCAGTTCTCTACGCAGTATAATCTTGCCTTTGCCTCATATTTAATGGTGCTGCTGCCAGTTTTAGCTGTATATGTATTTTGCCAGAAATGGATCATTGCAGGAGTGACCAGCGGTTCTGTAAAAGCTTAA
- a CDS encoding sensor histidine kinase, with protein sequence MIRRFRRLSFQSKILLTYLLLLLFTVVIFAICYIQGVSSALTYNIEYMKQSNQQKNMNLDIAMGNNSSLNLLHLIDPKINVILHEKSSNMTPKDRYERDYYMQTVLKMLTVINPHVQRITILTSAGDTYCSINNISKDYIGNARKTIASVAWKTKSQKYYTIPYPQKIGNTGYSLVTVYHQLSDIGEYKTYGYLLADLDFGSIAKDFNSTDAADGLASSFAIVYKNQVIYNSRNAHINLETALSEKEKQEAFPHLEQIEASGKGSGELSLNGTLCIAAVLKNESTGWYLVQYIPKHLLINTSMESMLNVMAWVMLILTAAGILSLILSKQVSRPIKALAETMNQARQGEVKLLTGLQPREDEIGNLIEIYNEMGKRINDSITKLYIMQINQKQAELKMLQFQINPHFLYNALNTVTAIARLEEIEEIPAITESLSDMFRYNIKGTDFVTVKDEVNQLKNYIRIQSIRFPGRFAVKYDIPEEYENNGVIKFILQPIVENSIQHAFKEKRDQDYLKISVSPDSEDYLLISVYDDGCGMTKERVDELNHALWNTKANTLLGEVGTGIGLANVNARLKNFYGEDCGIVVESRYGSFTCIHMRIKRNKEG encoded by the coding sequence ATGATCAGACGATTCCGCAGATTATCTTTTCAGTCCAAAATACTGCTTACCTATTTGCTCTTACTGCTGTTTACCGTGGTTATTTTTGCCATCTGCTATATTCAGGGGGTCTCTTCTGCCCTTACCTACAACATTGAATACATGAAACAGTCGAACCAGCAGAAAAACATGAACTTAGATATTGCCATGGGAAATAACAGCTCCTTAAATCTTCTGCATCTCATCGATCCCAAGATCAATGTCATACTCCATGAAAAATCCAGCAATATGACCCCCAAAGACCGTTATGAAAGGGACTATTATATGCAGACCGTTCTTAAAATGCTCACGGTCATCAATCCCCATGTACAAAGAATAACCATCCTGACTTCTGCAGGAGACACCTATTGCAGCATAAATAATATTTCAAAGGACTATATAGGAAACGCACGGAAGACCATCGCTAGCGTCGCCTGGAAAACAAAGAGCCAGAAATACTATACAATCCCTTATCCCCAGAAAATAGGGAATACCGGCTATTCCCTGGTAACGGTATACCACCAGCTTTCGGATATCGGTGAGTATAAAACCTATGGATATCTGCTGGCAGACTTGGATTTTGGGTCCATTGCAAAAGATTTTAATTCCACAGACGCAGCCGACGGTCTGGCATCTTCCTTTGCTATTGTATATAAAAACCAGGTCATCTATAATTCCAGAAACGCCCACATCAATCTGGAGACCGCCCTTTCAGAAAAGGAAAAGCAGGAGGCCTTTCCTCATCTGGAGCAGATTGAGGCCTCCGGAAAGGGATCAGGGGAGCTTTCTCTAAATGGTACTCTCTGCATTGCCGCTGTTTTAAAAAATGAATCCACCGGCTGGTATCTGGTGCAGTATATCCCAAAGCACCTGCTGATCAATACCAGCATGGAAAGCATGTTAAATGTCATGGCATGGGTGATGCTTATCCTGACTGCAGCCGGGATTTTAAGCCTCATATTATCCAAGCAGGTCAGCCGGCCGATTAAAGCACTGGCAGAAACCATGAACCAGGCAAGGCAGGGAGAAGTAAAGCTTTTAACAGGATTACAGCCCAGGGAGGATGAAATCGGCAACTTAATTGAAATTTATAATGAAATGGGAAAAAGGATCAATGACAGCATTACCAAACTGTATATTATGCAGATCAATCAAAAGCAGGCAGAGCTTAAAATGCTTCAGTTCCAGATCAATCCCCACTTTCTGTATAATGCGCTGAATACGGTTACAGCCATTGCAAGGCTGGAAGAAATTGAAGAAATCCCTGCAATTACAGAAAGTCTGTCGGATATGTTCCGCTATAACATAAAAGGGACTGATTTTGTAACCGTAAAGGATGAAGTGAACCAGCTGAAAAACTATATCCGCATCCAGTCCATCCGGTTCCCCGGGCGCTTTGCAGTGAAGTATGATATCCCCGAGGAATACGAAAATAATGGAGTTATTAAATTCATCCTGCAGCCTATTGTGGAAAACTCCATTCAACATGCATTTAAGGAAAAACGGGACCAGGACTATTTAAAGATATCCGTATCACCGGATTCGGAAGATTACCTTTTGATCTCCGTGTACGATGACGGCTGCGGTATGACAAAAGAGAGGGTGGATGAATTAAACCATGCATTATGGAATACAAAAGCCAATACCCTGCTGGGAGAGGTTGGAACAGGCATCGGGTTAGCCAATGTAAATGCAAGGCTTAAAAACTTTTATGGAGAAGATTGCGGAATTGTGGTGGAAAGCCGGTACGGAAGCTTTACCTGCATTCACATGCGGATTAAGAGGAATAAGGAGGGGTAG
- a CDS encoding carbohydrate ABC transporter permease, whose amino-acid sequence MNKHKSNHISPAFYLMVVPVAALFFLLHTVPFLKGIFYSFTNWKGYGSWEFIGFKNFLQFFKDPTIKQAYGFTFQFALSATVLVNVLSLALACGLNGKIRGKNLLKALYFLPYMLGTLIIGFVFNFIFGNIIPGFGKLAGIPGLSVNILGTSKAWLGVLFVTVWQSMAFNTMIYLSGLQTVDKDIYDAASVDGAVGLQRFIKITFPLIAPFFTINMVLSVKSFLMAFDQIMAMTGGGPGTATTTISMLIYKRGFDGGQFAYQSANAVILFLVVASISVFQLKILEKREAKVN is encoded by the coding sequence TTGAATAAACATAAAAGCAACCATATCAGTCCAGCGTTCTATCTCATGGTAGTTCCTGTGGCAGCACTATTCTTTTTACTTCATACGGTCCCCTTTCTAAAGGGTATCTTTTACAGCTTTACCAACTGGAAGGGTTATGGGAGCTGGGAATTTATCGGGTTTAAAAATTTCCTGCAGTTTTTTAAGGATCCTACCATAAAGCAGGCTTATGGCTTTACCTTTCAGTTTGCACTTTCCGCCACTGTCCTTGTTAACGTGTTAAGTCTGGCGCTGGCATGCGGTCTCAATGGGAAAATTCGGGGAAAGAATCTTTTAAAGGCGCTGTATTTCCTGCCATATATGCTGGGCACTCTGATCATCGGTTTTGTATTTAACTTTATCTTTGGCAATATCATTCCGGGATTTGGAAAATTAGCGGGGATCCCCGGACTAAGTGTAAATATCCTTGGTACCAGCAAAGCATGGCTTGGGGTTTTGTTCGTGACTGTCTGGCAATCAATGGCCTTTAACACCATGATCTATCTCTCCGGCCTTCAGACGGTGGATAAGGATATCTATGACGCGGCATCCGTTGATGGTGCCGTTGGCCTCCAGCGGTTCATCAAGATCACCTTCCCGCTGATTGCTCCCTTCTTTACCATCAATATGGTATTGAGCGTTAAGAGTTTTCTTATGGCATTTGACCAGATTATGGCAATGACAGGGGGCGGGCCTGGAACTGCGACCACCACGATCTCCATGTTGATTTATAAGAGAGGATTTGACGGCGGACAGTTTGCCTACCAGTCAGCCAATGCCGTTATCTTATTTTTGGTTGTGGCATCAATTTCCGTATTCCAGCTGAAGATCTTAGAAAAAAGGGAGGCGAAAGTAAACTGA
- a CDS encoding PTS transporter subunit EIIC, with product MRDKVVKSMQSFSKAMIGPVLFLPVVGMMIALTAIMTNTAFVSEGGLMWTVGKFFNSMLNSIMGNLSILFCVGIANGMAKKKKADASFVALMSYIMFLGANSKWLELSGKMVEGATAGALYGTGQTIQLGFHVTDMGVFLGMIIGVLVAIVHNKHCDTEFKGGFAPYGNSKLVYMIMIPVIAGLSIGVTYVWPGVANGISALTGFMSTAGAAGVFVYGFLNRFLIPTGLHHLIWSPFLYSAVGGQAVIGGENVIGAKPIFLALLSDPTAGMMPDTSRFLTYGLMKTFGIIGVALAFYVTARKAKKANLKAQMIPATLTAVIAGITEPLEFTFIFAAPLLWLVYSVLDGFFQMVVYLIGVRVCATNGILDFLVLNLPAGIGRTLWPLYVLVGLVEILVIFLVFKFMIEKLNLKTPGREEDDTDMALDLNANAAAVKKELKAKQSGNSETEEDRLNQGRIIVEALGGKENILSLENCFSRLRVEVADNSRIDEEALKGTGAAGIMKKGNDVQVVYGLSVSKMRTLVDDALEKMESQK from the coding sequence ATGAGGGATAAAGTAGTAAAATCCATGCAAAGCTTTTCCAAAGCAATGATTGGACCAGTGTTATTTTTGCCTGTCGTAGGTATGATGATTGCTTTAACTGCGATCATGACCAATACCGCATTTGTTTCAGAAGGTGGACTGATGTGGACGGTTGGCAAATTTTTTAACAGTATGCTGAATTCCATTATGGGGAATTTAAGTATTTTATTTTGTGTGGGAATTGCAAATGGCATGGCAAAAAAGAAAAAAGCAGATGCATCTTTTGTGGCTCTGATGTCATACATCATGTTTTTAGGCGCCAACAGCAAGTGGCTGGAGCTGTCAGGAAAGATGGTGGAAGGGGCAACCGCCGGTGCCTTATATGGTACGGGCCAGACGATTCAGTTAGGCTTTCATGTAACAGATATGGGCGTGTTTCTTGGAATGATCATCGGCGTTTTGGTGGCAATTGTTCACAACAAACATTGTGATACCGAGTTTAAGGGAGGATTCGCTCCTTACGGCAACAGCAAGCTTGTTTACATGATCATGATTCCGGTAATTGCAGGATTAAGCATTGGCGTGACTTATGTGTGGCCGGGAGTAGCAAACGGAATATCCGCATTGACCGGTTTTATGAGTACTGCCGGTGCAGCAGGTGTATTTGTTTACGGATTCTTAAACAGATTCCTGATCCCTACCGGTCTGCATCACTTAATCTGGTCGCCGTTCCTTTATTCTGCGGTTGGCGGACAGGCGGTGATCGGCGGAGAAAATGTGATTGGTGCAAAGCCGATCTTCCTGGCACTGTTAAGTGATCCCACAGCCGGAATGATGCCGGATACCAGCCGTTTCCTGACCTATGGCCTGATGAAGACTTTTGGGATTATCGGTGTGGCACTGGCTTTCTATGTAACAGCAAGGAAAGCGAAAAAGGCGAACTTAAAGGCTCAGATGATCCCGGCCACTTTAACTGCTGTGATCGCCGGAATTACGGAACCCCTGGAATTTACCTTTATTTTTGCTGCTCCTTTATTATGGCTGGTATATTCCGTTCTGGATGGCTTTTTTCAGATGGTTGTTTATTTGATCGGTGTCCGTGTCTGTGCCACCAATGGAATCCTGGATTTCCTGGTATTAAATCTTCCGGCAGGAATCGGCAGAACCTTATGGCCTTTGTATGTGCTGGTCGGCCTTGTTGAGATCCTTGTGATTTTCCTTGTCTTTAAGTTTATGATTGAAAAGCTGAACTTAAAAACTCCGGGACGCGAAGAGGATGATACGGATATGGCTTTGGATTTAAATGCCAATGCAGCAGCAGTAAAAAAAGAATTAAAGGCAAAACAGTCCGGAAACAGCGAGACTGAGGAAGACCGGCTGAACCAGGGCAGGATCATCGTAGAAGCATTAGGCGGGAAAGAAAATATTTTAAGTCTGGAAAACTGCTTTTCCCGGTTAAGAGTAGAAGTTGCTGACAATTCAAGGATTGATGAAGAGGCATTAAAGGGCACCGGAGCAGCCGGTATTATGAAAAAGGGAAATGATGTCCAGGTAGTTTACGGTCTTAGCGTCTCTAAAATGAGAACCTTGGTGGATGATGCATTAGAGAAGATGGAATCACAAAAATAG
- a CDS encoding alpha-glucosidase, producing the protein MNKKWWHDKTAYQIYPKSFLDTNGDGIGDLKGIISKLDYLKDLGVDILWLSPIYVSPFADQGYDIADYYNIDPRFGTMEDMEELIKKAKEREMYIVMDLVVNHCSDEHEWFKKACADPDGEYGNYFYIREKKDGKSPTNWRSYFGNSVWSDIPGTNKQYLHSFHKKQPDLNWENEAVREEVYKNINWWLDKGLGGFRIDAIINIKKALPLQDYEPDREDGLCSIQEMLSQANGVGEFLSEMRDRCFTPHDAFTVGEVFDEKPEELESFIGENGYFSSKFDFNETIFGGSEKGWYDAKAITPEDYKHCCFAAQRHVGTTGFLSNIIENHDEPRGVSHYLPEGECSLEAKKMLGGLNFMLRGIPFIYQGQEIGMENTVFSGIDEVDDIATLDQYQTALEAGHSPEEALRIVSRYSRDNARTPMQWDASANSGFTNGTPWLKVNPNYRDINVSDQMNNDHSVFMFYKRLIQLRKHPRWKETIIYGNLEPVLEDKKNIMAYYRKGPETLLIIGNFQKEEQDVILPRIHKTVLINNYQEVSYDGARVHLKGWQFLVMEV; encoded by the coding sequence ATGAATAAGAAATGGTGGCATGACAAGACAGCTTATCAGATTTATCCAAAGAGCTTTCTGGATACCAATGGGGACGGTATTGGAGATTTAAAAGGGATTATCAGTAAATTGGATTATTTGAAGGACTTAGGTGTGGATATCCTATGGCTTTCCCCGATTTACGTTTCCCCTTTTGCAGATCAGGGATATGACATTGCCGATTATTACAACATAGACCCCAGGTTCGGGACCATGGAGGATATGGAGGAACTCATTAAGAAAGCGAAAGAACGGGAGATGTATATCGTCATGGATCTGGTCGTTAACCATTGCTCCGACGAGCACGAATGGTTTAAAAAGGCATGTGCCGATCCGGATGGCGAATATGGAAACTACTTTTATATCCGTGAGAAAAAGGACGGTAAATCACCTACCAACTGGCGTTCCTACTTTGGAAATTCCGTATGGAGCGATATTCCCGGTACCAATAAGCAGTATCTTCACTCGTTCCATAAGAAACAGCCGGACTTAAACTGGGAAAATGAAGCAGTCCGTGAGGAAGTTTATAAAAATATCAATTGGTGGCTGGATAAAGGATTGGGCGGTTTCCGGATTGATGCGATCATTAATATAAAAAAGGCCCTTCCCTTACAGGATTATGAACCGGACCGGGAAGATGGTCTATGCAGCATCCAGGAAATGCTGTCCCAAGCCAATGGAGTCGGTGAGTTTTTAAGCGAAATGCGGGACCGCTGCTTTACTCCTCATGATGCCTTTACTGTTGGGGAGGTCTTTGATGAAAAGCCGGAAGAATTAGAATCCTTTATCGGTGAAAATGGTTACTTTTCCAGTAAATTCGATTTTAATGAAACCATATTCGGCGGAAGTGAGAAGGGCTGGTATGATGCCAAAGCGATTACTCCGGAAGATTATAAGCATTGCTGTTTTGCAGCCCAAAGGCATGTGGGGACTACCGGATTTTTATCCAACATCATTGAAAACCACGATGAGCCAAGAGGAGTCAGCCATTACCTTCCGGAAGGAGAATGCAGCCTGGAAGCCAAAAAGATGCTTGGCGGCTTAAACTTTATGCTCCGGGGAATCCCCTTTATTTATCAGGGACAGGAAATCGGTATGGAAAATACGGTTTTCTCCGGCATTGATGAAGTGGATGATATTGCCACCCTTGACCAGTACCAGACCGCTCTGGAGGCAGGGCACTCACCGGAAGAGGCGCTTCGCATTGTAAGCCGCTACAGCAGGGATAATGCAAGAACTCCCATGCAGTGGGATGCATCGGCCAATTCTGGCTTTACAAACGGCACCCCCTGGCTGAAGGTGAACCCTAATTACAGGGATATCAATGTGTCTGACCAGATGAACAATGATCATTCGGTTTTCATGTTCTATAAAAGGCTGATCCAGTTAAGGAAACATCCCAGATGGAAGGAAACCATAATCTATGGAAACCTGGAACCTGTTCTTGAGGATAAAAAAAATATTATGGCTTACTACCGGAAAGGGCCGGAAACACTTCTTATCATTGGGAATTTTCAAAAAGAGGAACAGGATGTCATACTTCCCCGGATACATAAGACAGTTCTGATCAATAACTATCAGGAAGTATCTTACGACGGGGCCAGGGTTCATTTAAAGGGCTGGCAGTTCCTTGTAATGGAAGTTTAA
- a CDS encoding helix-turn-helix transcriptional regulator produces the protein MNPEIKSKLKEGRPHGTSSFPCGIYRTQSAQKGILVKHHWHEEIEMIHFLKGHFRLLVNMESYEIKDECIFFINPGELHGIISESKSLKEEHAIVFQPGLLSFDAYDSAQMYLINPLKNNELSFPRCLQPDHPSYASILDCFTNVTDSFGGEEGLGQQEVVFEAVISQLQIKASLLKMLATLYQFHLYSDSHRNADTRVELIKASITFIRNHYREKIYIRDLASLANMNEQYFCRFFKKALGRTPTEYINDYRIRKAINLLETTDLPVMNICLDSGFFNLGNFLKIFRRYTGMTPLKYRKEKSK, from the coding sequence ATGAATCCAGAGATAAAATCCAAATTAAAAGAGGGACGTCCCCATGGTACCAGTTCTTTTCCCTGTGGGATCTACCGGACACAATCAGCACAAAAGGGCATTTTAGTAAAGCACCACTGGCACGAGGAAATTGAAATGATCCACTTCCTTAAGGGGCACTTTCGCTTATTAGTCAACATGGAGTCCTATGAAATCAAGGATGAATGTATTTTTTTTATCAATCCGGGGGAGCTTCACGGAATCATCAGTGAATCCAAAAGTTTAAAAGAGGAGCATGCCATCGTGTTTCAGCCGGGGCTTTTAAGCTTTGACGCTTATGATTCCGCTCAGATGTATTTAATCAATCCCTTAAAAAACAATGAGCTATCCTTTCCCAGATGCCTTCAGCCAGATCATCCGTCTTATGCTTCTATCCTGGATTGTTTTACCAATGTGACGGATTCCTTTGGAGGAGAGGAAGGCTTAGGGCAGCAGGAAGTCGTTTTTGAAGCTGTGATCTCCCAGCTTCAGATCAAAGCTTCCCTTCTTAAAATGCTTGCCACCTTGTACCAGTTCCACCTGTATTCCGATTCCCACCGCAATGCGGATACGCGGGTAGAGCTGATCAAAGCCTCCATTACCTTTATCAGGAACCATTACAGGGAAAAGATTTATATCCGTGACCTTGCTTCCCTTGCCAATATGAATGAACAGTACTTCTGCCGCTTTTTTAAAAAGGCCCTTGGCAGGACTCCCACCGAATACATCAATGATTACCGGATCCGGAAGGCAATCAATTTACTGGAAACCACTGACCTCCCGGTCATGAACATATGCCTGGATTCCGGTTTTTTTAACCTTGGAAATTTTTTGAAAATATTCCGGAGGTATACCGGTATGACTCCCTTAAAATATCGGAAAGAAAAGTCAAAATAG
- a CDS encoding ABC transporter substrate-binding protein, with translation MKMKKMLAVGLTCSLAAMLAAGCSESGKTSGKSSDSGVTHLEFFSSKMENVSTMQKLVDKFNKQNTDVQITLNSPADAGTVLKTRMTKDDLPDIIAYGGDNIYTELTEAGILLDLSDQEVLKTINDSYMQMVYDINGDKAEKAYGIPFAANASGIIYNADLFKKAGVTIPETWDELIEVCEKLSAAGIQPFELSFKDSWTILPSWNSLAPATQPEGFLEAKKEGTATFLGTHEEVLEKYSKLVNYAQTDFMGTSYDDGNRSFASGEAAMLINGVWTVPEIKKTNESINLDMFAYPATNDKNKNKVVSGIDVMLMVTNQCKNPEAAKRFVAFMLEPENSQLYINEQFAFSPVEGVVQEDASVAGLAKDIADGKVTDFVDHYYPNGYNLSAILSEFFLNKANGMDESENIAATLKKCDEQYDILNTR, from the coding sequence ATGAAAATGAAAAAAATGTTGGCAGTTGGTTTGACCTGCTCCCTGGCAGCGATGCTGGCTGCAGGATGCAGTGAATCAGGCAAAACCTCAGGTAAGAGTTCCGATTCCGGAGTGACACATCTGGAGTTTTTCTCTTCAAAGATGGAAAATGTATCCACCATGCAAAAGCTCGTGGATAAATTCAACAAACAGAATACTGATGTTCAGATCACCTTAAATTCCCCGGCAGATGCGGGAACTGTATTAAAAACCAGGATGACCAAGGATGATCTGCCGGATATCATCGCCTATGGCGGCGATAACATCTATACGGAACTTACAGAAGCAGGAATCTTATTGGATTTAAGTGATCAAGAGGTTTTAAAGACCATAAACGATTCATATATGCAGATGGTCTATGATATCAATGGGGATAAAGCAGAAAAAGCATACGGCATCCCGTTTGCTGCCAACGCTTCCGGTATTATCTATAATGCAGATCTGTTTAAAAAAGCAGGTGTAACCATTCCGGAGACCTGGGATGAGCTCATTGAGGTATGCGAAAAGCTGTCCGCAGCAGGCATCCAGCCCTTTGAATTAAGCTTCAAGGATAGCTGGACCATCTTACCCTCCTGGAACTCTCTGGCACCTGCAACACAGCCTGAAGGCTTTTTAGAGGCAAAGAAAGAAGGAACAGCAACTTTCCTTGGCACCCATGAAGAAGTTCTGGAAAAATACAGCAAGCTGGTGAATTATGCCCAGACAGACTTTATGGGAACTTCCTATGATGACGGCAACCGCAGCTTTGCGAGTGGTGAAGCTGCAATGCTGATTAACGGCGTGTGGACCGTACCTGAAATCAAAAAAACCAATGAATCCATCAATCTTGATATGTTTGCTTATCCGGCAACCAATGATAAGAATAAAAACAAGGTTGTATCCGGGATCGATGTCATGCTTATGGTGACAAACCAATGCAAAAACCCGGAAGCCGCCAAGCGTTTTGTGGCATTTATGCTGGAACCGGAAAACAGTCAGCTTTATATAAACGAGCAGTTTGCATTTTCTCCGGTAGAAGGCGTTGTACAGGAGGATGCTTCGGTGGCCGGCCTGGCAAAGGATATTGCTGATGGAAAGGTTACGGATTTTGTAGACCATTATTATCCCAACGGTTATAATCTGTCCGCTATTTTATCCGAGTTTTTCTTAAATAAGGCAAATGGCATGGATGAAAGCGAAAACATAGCTGCAACACTGAAAAAGTGCGATGAACAATATGATATCCTCAATACCCGTTAA